From a region of the Impatiens glandulifera chromosome 4, dImpGla2.1, whole genome shotgun sequence genome:
- the LOC124936522 gene encoding aspartic proteinase A1-like: MGTQFRAAVITLFLSSVLQLVFSESNDGIVRIGLKKFKLDENNMIAARLTPQILNPQNADAIVGLKNYRKMQYYGEISIGTPPQKFTVVFDTGSSDLWIPSSECYYDSPACYNHSKYDARRSITYRVNGKYTEIHYGSGSIAGHISQDNVLVGGLTIKNQSFIEARRLSGSMFKFNKFDGVLGLGLHEISPGGAVPVWYNMMNQGLIRNQSFSFWLNRKTTGEEGGELVFGGTDTRHYKGEHTYVPVTHKSSWLFDMGDVFVEGQPIGVSGCSAIADSGASLLTGPTAGIAMINHEIGIRGVVNDRCKSIVGQHGHKILNMLLVKESPEKICSLIELCPVYGSNNRTSDFIDVDTCNKCEMIVVWMESQHKRNQREYAILNYVDKLCDSFPTPNLERRVDCQRISSMPVFSFLIGSRNFTLSPEEYILKTATNCRSGFIAIDILSPGGPLWILGHPFMGRYHTVFDYVNSRVGFADAA; this comes from the exons ATGGGAACACAGTTTAGAGCAGCAGTTATCACTCTGTTTCTTTCATCAGTCCTTCAGCTGGTGTTTTCTGAATCCAACGATGGAATCGTTAGAATTGGACTCAAAAAGTTTAAGTTAGATGAAAACAACATGATCGCTGCTCGACTTACCCCGCAAATACTGAATCCTCAAAATGCTGACGCCATTGTAGGGCTAAAAAATTACAGGAAAATGCAGTACTATGGTGAAATTTCAATCGGTACACCACCACAGAAATTCACTGTGGTTTTTGATACAGGAAGCTCTGATCTGTGGATACCTTCCTCAGAGTGCTACTACGATTCT CCTGCTTGCTATAATCATTCCAAATATGATGCCCGTCGATCAATAACATATAGAGTGAACG GAAAATATACTGAGATACACTATGGTTCAGGTTCAATAGCTGGCCACATTAGCCAAGACAATGTTTTAGTTGGTGGTTTAACAATTAAGAATcag AGCTTCATTGAAGCAAGAAGACTGTCTGGTTCTATGTTTAAGTTTAACAAGTTTGATGGTGTTCTTGGCCTTGGATTACATGAGATCTCACCTGGAGGTGCTGTTCCAGTATG GTACAACATGATGAACCAGGGTTTGATTCGGAATCAATCGTTCTCATTTTGGCTTAATAGAAAAACAACAGGAGAGGAAGGAGGTGAACTTGTATTTGGTGGGACTGATACAAGGCATTACAAGGGGGAGCATACTTATGTCCCTGTGACCCACAAGAGCTCTTGGCTG TTTGATATGGGTGATGTCTTCGTCGAGGGTCAACCAATAG GTGTTTCTGGTTGTTCTGCAATTGCGGATTCTGGAGCTTCTTTGTTGACGGGTCCAACT GCTGGGATTGCCATGATAAACCATGAAATTGGAATCAGAGGAGTAGTTAACGATAGATGCAAGTCAATCGTTGGACAGCATGGACACAAAATTCTCAACATGCTCCTAGTAAAG GAGTCACCTGAGAAAATTTGTTCTCTAATTGAATTATGCCCAGTTTATGGAAGTAATAATAGAACATCAGATTTTATCGATGTCGATACGTGCAATAAGTGTGAAATGATAGTTGTGTGGATGGAGAGTCAACATAAGAGGAATCAGAGAGAATAtgctattttaaattatgttgataag CTATGTGATTCGTTTCCAACACCAAATCTGGAAAGAAGAGTGGATTGTCAGCGAATTTCCTCTATGCCTGTATTTTCGTTTTTAATTGGTTCTAGAAATTTTACCCTCTCGCCTGAGGAG TATATATTGAAGACTGCCACTAATTGCAGAAGTGGCTTTATTGCCATAGATATTCTTTCTCCTGGCGGACCTCTCTG GATTTTGGGGCATCCATTCATGGGCCGTTATCACACAGTATTTGACTATGTCAATTCGAGAGTTGGATTTGCGGATGCtgcataa